Proteins from one Chroococcidiopsis sp. CCMEE 29 genomic window:
- a CDS encoding non-ribosomal peptide synthetase, producing MSNLAERVAALSPEKRELLLQQLNKNRDASQTRIKPQSRESNAFPLSFAQQRLWFLNQFESDSASYNLPRAVRLTGSLNLAALEQSFNEIIRRHEVLRTTFAYADGQPLQLISPALTLTLPVINLSAWSEAEREAEVRRLSLEESQQPFNLAQGPLLRITLLRLSEEEHVVLLTMHHIVSDAWSTGVLIRELAALYDAFSQGNPSPLPHLPIQYADFADWQRQWLQGEILESQLAYWKQQLGDHLPLPILQLPTDHSRSAIQTFRGATQSFELSPTLSQALKVLSQREGVTLFMTLLAAFKTLLYRYSGQEDILVGSPIANRNRAEIEGLIGFFVNTLVLRTVVSGKLSFKTLLGRVREVALAAYTHQDLPFEKLVEELQPERDLSHTALFQVMFILQNAPMASLELPGLTLRPLDIGSETAKFDLTLYMMDAEQGLLGALEYNTDLFDACTITRMLGHFSTLLEGIVANPEERLSDLPILTEFERHQLLVGFNQHQIQNCNRIKQCIHQLFETQVEQTPDAVAVIFEDQQLTYQELNRRANQLAHYLQKLGVEPEVLVGICVERSLDMVVGLLGILKAGGAYVPLDPAYPKERLAFILQDAQVSVLLTQQLLDFGLELPTVVYLDTEWESIAQHSGDNPIRGAAADNLAYVIYTSGSTGKPKGVQISHGAVINFLKSMRLTLELTDQDILFAVTTITFDIAALELYLPLIVGARVVVASREVATDGVQLLAQLMKSGATTMQATPATWRMLVKAGWCPSNQSLKILCGGEALPQNLAEQLLQRSASLWNLYGPTETTIWSAAYLVRPEDSGVLIGQAIANTQIYVLDECIQPVPIGVAGEMYISGAGLARGYLNRPELTAERFIPNPFSTNSGVRLYKTGDLARYLPNGQLEYLGRIDHQVKIRGFRIELGEIEAVLGQHPKVRETVVLAREDVPGDKRLVAYIVSSQEQTPSVSDLRSWLQEKLPEYMVPAAFVFLQALPLTSNGKVDRRALPAPNTARPDLESNFVAPRTVEQKVLADIWAKVLGIEKVGIYNNFFALGGDSIRSIQVRAYAEEQGLSFSLQQLFQHQTIHALAREISSAEASTSLTQPVQPFSLICDEDRLRLPDGIEDAYPLSMLQAGMLFHSEYNPDAAIYHNVTSFHLQATLDLEKLQIAVQQLAARHLVLRTSFDLSHFSEPLQLVHQVVHIPLQVEDLHHLAVAEQQEAIASWIAAEKSCKFDWTKPPLLRFQIHRRSEQTFQFSFTEHHAILDGWSVASMLTELFEDYLSLVNEAVYPGSPPPITTFRDFVALERNAIASEECRCYWTEKLNNSSLTKLPRWHSFQRIADVQHVCRHQVPISSEVSDLLKQLAQSAGVPLKSVLLATHLRVLSQLSGQSDILTGLVANSRPEEMDGERVLGLFLNTLPFRLKLVGGTWIDLVRQTFEAERELLPFRQYPLAELQKMHGGQPLFETMFNFVHFHVYQGLQEFENIQLLDALSFSKTNFTFEANFSLNLASSQVELVLEWDTSAFCYEQIKAISGYYARTLAAMASQPLGRYELHSFLSPQEQHQLLVEFNQKQIHNCNRSSTQINADEFDPICVQPRPSAFKNSKSQIGQCIHQLFEAQVERSPDAVAVVFQDQQLTYRELNRRANQLGHYLQAIGVGPDVLVGVCVERSLEMVVGLLGILKAGGAYVPLDLAYPKERLAFMLADAQVPVLLTQQRLAMDLPALGAKVICLDADWELIAPENEENPLTQVTAENLVYVIYTSGSTGKSKGVMIQHNSLVNAYLAWEETYQLRAVLTCHLQMASFSFDVFSGDLVRALCSGGKLVLCDRELLLDPQKLYELMLQEKVDCAEFVPAVLRNLIQYLEESEQRLDFMRLLVCGSDSWYMGEYDKFRCLCSLQTRLINSFGLTEASIDSSYFESAAVDLPLDRLVPIGGPFANTQLYILNPHLQPMPIGVTGELYVGGAGLARGYCNRPELTAEKFIPNPFSNSLGARLYKTGDLARYLPDGNIEFLGRIDHQVKVRGFRIELGEIEAVLTQHPAVREAVVLVWENEPGNKRLVGYVVPNQKQGGAGARARERTEQESVEEGRFQFPSAPLLRSFLQEKLPDYMVPSAFVQLEALPLTPNGKVDRRVLPAPKQVDTELVRTSVTPRTPSEEILAGIWAQVLGLKQVGIHDNFFELGGHSLLATQVISRLRKTCQIELPLRCLFESPTVAGLAQSLETAMRTEQGLKVPLIEPVPRDGNLPLSFAQQRLWFLNQLAPGSPFYNLPAAVQLRGSLNLAMLQSSINAIVQRHESLRTTFMTVDGQPFQVIAPTLTLTLSVVDLQDLPETEQQQQVQQLATKEAQRPFALDKGPLLRVTLLQLSELDHVMLFTMHHIISDGWSMAVLVQEIAKLYEAFCAGNSSPLPELPIQYADFALWQRQWLQGEVLDTQLAYWKQQLGSNLPILELPTDQPRPAVQTFRGAKQPLALPKTLSDALKTLSAKEEVTLFMTLLAAFKTLLYWYSRQDDIVVGTDVANRNHAETEGLIGFFINQLVLRTYLGGNPTFRELLGRVREVTLGAYAYQDLPFDKLVEVLNPDRDLSRTPLFQVKLVLQNAPIPPVELSSLTLSPLQVDRGTATLDLLLNVEDTEQGIIGVLEYNTDLFDVTSITRMLSHFETLLYTVVTQPQARLNQLVEILTDMDKQQQLIQKSERKEAYHQKLKKVQRKVIHATTETEEAGWKNQD from the coding sequence ATGAGTAACCTTGCTGAACGGGTCGCAGCTCTTTCGCCAGAAAAACGCGAGCTGCTTCTGCAACAGCTGAATAAGAACAGAGACGCCTCACAAACACGAATAAAGCCCCAAAGCCGAGAATCCAACGCTTTCCCCTTATCCTTTGCTCAGCAGCGGCTGTGGTTCCTCAACCAGTTTGAGTCTGACAGCGCATCTTACAATCTCCCTAGAGCTGTTCGGCTCACAGGTTCGCTCAACTTGGCAGCGTTGGAGCAGAGCTTTAACGAAATCATCCGGCGGCATGAAGTCTTGCGGACAACGTTTGCTTACGCAGACGGGCAACCGCTTCAACTCATTTCCCCAGCTTTGACGTTAACCTTGCCGGTGATCAATCTGAGCGCGTGGTCGGAAGCAGAGCGTGAGGCTGAAGTGCGACGGCTCTCTCTAGAGGAGTCGCAACAACCCTTCAACTTGGCGCAGGGACCGCTGCTGCGAATTACCTTGCTGCGCTTAAGTGAGGAAGAGCATGTGGTGCTATTGACAATGCACCATATCGTTAGCGATGCTTGGTCAACCGGCGTGCTGATTCGTGAGCTAGCAGCCCTTTACGATGCCTTTTCTCAGGGGAATCCTTCACCGTTACCGCACCTACCTATCCAGTACGCAGATTTTGCCGATTGGCAGCGACAGTGGTTGCAGGGAGAGATTTTAGAATCTCAGCTAGCCTACTGGAAGCAGCAGTTGGGCGATCATCTCCCTCTGCCGATACTGCAATTGCCCACTGACCATTCGCGATCGGCAATTCAGACCTTCCGAGGCGCGACCCAATCCTTCGAGCTGTCTCCCACCTTGTCTCAGGCTCTTAAAGTCTTGAGCCAGAGAGAGGGTGTCACTCTGTTCATGACATTGCTGGCAGCGTTCAAGACGTTGCTCTATCGCTATTCAGGACAAGAAGATATCCTAGTCGGCTCTCCCATTGCCAACCGCAACCGGGCTGAGATTGAAGGGCTAATTGGTTTTTTTGTCAATACCCTAGTATTGCGGACTGTCGTTTCGGGCAAACTGAGTTTTAAAACTTTGTTAGGGCGAGTGCGTGAGGTGGCATTAGCAGCCTATACCCACCAGGATTTGCCCTTTGAGAAGCTAGTGGAGGAACTGCAACCGGAGCGAGACCTCAGCCATACAGCACTGTTTCAGGTGATGTTTATCCTCCAGAATGCCCCAATGGCATCCTTGGAGCTGCCGGGACTGACTCTGCGCCCCCTAGACATTGGTAGCGAGACAGCGAAGTTTGATCTGACCTTGTACATGATGGACGCTGAGCAGGGGCTGCTGGGGGCGTTGGAATACAACACTGACCTGTTTGATGCTTGCACCATCACTCGGATGCTCGGGCATTTTTCTACTTTATTGGAAGGCATCGTCGCCAATCCTGAGGAACGACTCTCGGATCTGCCAATTTTGACAGAGTTCGAGCGCCATCAGCTTCTCGTCGGGTTCAACCAGCATCAAATCCAAAATTGCAACCGCATTAAGCAGTGTATCCATCAGTTGTTTGAAACCCAGGTAGAGCAGACACCGGATGCTGTTGCAGTCATTTTTGAAGACCAGCAACTGACCTACCAAGAGTTGAATCGACGAGCGAATCAGCTGGCGCACTACTTGCAAAAGCTGGGAGTAGAGCCAGAAGTCCTGGTTGGCATCTGCGTTGAGCGATCTCTCGACATGGTGGTCGGACTCTTGGGCATCCTCAAGGCTGGTGGAGCGTATGTGCCGCTAGACCCTGCGTATCCAAAAGAGCGGCTAGCTTTTATCTTGCAGGATGCTCAGGTGTCGGTGTTGCTGACGCAGCAACTTTTAGATTTTGGATTAGAGCTACCGACGGTAGTCTATCTGGATACTGAGTGGGAGAGCATCGCCCAACACAGCGGGGACAATCCCATCCGTGGGGCAGCCGCCGACAACCTAGCTTACGTAATTTACACCTCTGGCTCTACAGGGAAGCCCAAGGGAGTGCAAATTTCCCACGGTGCTGTAATTAACTTCCTCAAGTCCATGCGCCTGACGCTGGAGCTAACAGACCAAGACATTCTCTTCGCAGTCACCACCATTACCTTTGACATTGCTGCACTAGAACTTTACCTGCCCCTGATTGTGGGCGCTCGTGTCGTAGTAGCTAGCCGCGAAGTCGCCACTGACGGCGTGCAGTTGTTAGCCCAGCTGATGAAATCCGGTGCAACCACTATGCAAGCCACACCAGCCACTTGGAGAATGCTTGTGAAAGCGGGGTGGTGCCCATCTAATCAATCACTGAAAATCCTTTGTGGTGGGGAAGCGCTTCCCCAGAATCTGGCAGAGCAGTTGTTGCAACGGAGCGCTTCCTTGTGGAATCTGTATGGTCCCACAGAAACAACGATCTGGTCGGCAGCTTACCTAGTCAGACCGGAAGACAGTGGCGTGTTGATCGGTCAAGCGATCGCTAACACGCAGATTTATGTACTGGATGAGTGCATACAGCCTGTCCCGATTGGGGTTGCCGGTGAGATGTATATTAGTGGGGCTGGTTTAGCTCGTGGCTATCTCAACCGCCCTGAGCTGACTGCTGAGCGGTTTATCCCTAACCCCTTTAGTACAAATTCAGGGGTACGGTTGTATAAGACCGGAGACTTAGCTCGCTACCTACCAAACGGTCAACTTGAGTACCTTGGTCGGATCGACCATCAGGTAAAAATCCGGGGTTTCCGGATCGAGTTAGGAGAAATTGAAGCGGTTCTGGGTCAACATCCGAAAGTGCGGGAAACTGTAGTCTTAGCCCGTGAGGATGTACCTGGTGACAAGCGGCTCGTTGCTTATATCGTCTCTAGCCAGGAACAAACACCCAGCGTCAGTGACCTCCGTAGCTGGCTGCAAGAAAAGCTACCGGAGTACATGGTACCTGCCGCTTTCGTGTTCCTGCAAGCTCTGCCACTGACGTCTAACGGTAAAGTAGACCGCCGAGCACTGCCAGCACCTAACACAGCTAGACCGGACTTGGAAAGCAATTTTGTCGCACCTCGCACTGTGGAACAGAAGGTGCTAGCTGACATTTGGGCTAAAGTTCTCGGCATCGAAAAGGTAGGTATTTACAACAACTTCTTTGCTTTAGGCGGGGATTCCATCCGTAGCATCCAAGTCCGAGCCTACGCCGAGGAACAAGGGTTGAGCTTTTCGCTTCAGCAACTCTTCCAACATCAGACAATTCACGCGCTAGCCCGAGAAATTAGCTCAGCTGAGGCTAGCACTTCTCTAACCCAACCAGTTCAACCGTTTAGCCTGATCTGCGACGAAGATCGGCTGCGGTTACCGGACGGCATAGAGGATGCTTATCCCCTGAGCATGCTTCAGGCGGGGATGCTCTTCCATAGCGAATATAACCCGGACGCTGCCATTTACCACAACGTCACTAGCTTCCATCTGCAAGCAACCCTCGACCTTGAGAAATTGCAAATAGCGGTACAGCAACTTGCGGCTCGTCATCTTGTGCTGCGTACTTCATTCGATCTAAGTCACTTTAGCGAACCGCTGCAATTAGTTCATCAGGTGGTTCATATTCCCTTGCAGGTGGAAGATCTGCATCATCTAGCCGTAGCGGAACAACAGGAGGCGATCGCTTCCTGGATTGCAGCTGAAAAGAGCTGCAAGTTTGACTGGACAAAGCCACCGCTGTTGCGCTTTCAGATTCATCGTCGCAGCGAACAGACGTTTCAGTTTAGCTTCACTGAACACCACGCCATTCTCGATGGGTGGAGTGTAGCCTCAATGCTCACTGAGTTGTTTGAAGATTATTTGTCCCTTGTAAATGAAGCAGTCTATCCTGGATCGCCACCACCCATAACTACATTCCGGGATTTTGTAGCTTTGGAACGCAATGCGATCGCATCCGAGGAGTGCCGCTGCTACTGGACTGAAAAGCTGAACAACAGCAGCTTGACAAAGTTGCCTCGTTGGCATTCTTTCCAGCGAATAGCTGACGTTCAGCATGTTTGCAGGCACCAAGTCCCTATATCTTCTGAGGTTTCAGACCTTCTGAAACAGCTAGCTCAGTCCGCTGGTGTTCCCCTGAAAAGTGTTCTCCTAGCCACACATCTGCGCGTGCTCAGCCAACTCAGCGGTCAGTCAGATATCTTGACAGGGCTGGTTGCTAATAGTCGTCCCGAAGAAATGGATGGTGAGCGAGTCTTGGGGCTGTTCCTCAACACGCTGCCATTTCGTCTAAAACTGGTTGGAGGGACTTGGATAGACTTGGTACGCCAGACTTTTGAGGCTGAGCGGGAATTGCTGCCTTTTCGACAGTATCCCCTGGCGGAATTGCAGAAAATGCACGGTGGGCAACCTTTGTTTGAGACAATGTTCAACTTTGTCCACTTTCATGTATACCAAGGTCTCCAAGAGTTTGAGAACATTCAACTTTTAGATGCCTTGAGCTTCTCAAAGACAAACTTCACCTTTGAGGCCAACTTCAGCCTAAACCTAGCTTCGTCTCAAGTTGAACTGGTTCTCGAGTGGGATACCTCAGCATTTTGTTACGAACAAATCAAGGCCATTAGCGGTTATTACGCGAGAACCTTGGCTGCAATGGCGAGTCAGCCATTAGGACGCTACGAGTTGCACTCTTTTCTTTCTCCTCAGGAACAACACCAACTGCTGGTGGAGTTCAACCAGAAACAAATCCACAATTGCAACCGCAGCTCCACGCAGATAAACGCAGATGAATTTGATCCGATCTGCGTGCAGCCGCGCCCATCTGCGTTTAAAAATTCAAAATCCCAAATTGGGCAGTGCATCCATCAGCTATTTGAAGCTCAAGTAGAGCGATCGCCTGATGCTGTTGCAGTGGTTTTTCAAGACCAGCAACTAACCTATCGAGAGTTGAATCGACGAGCGAATCAGCTAGGGCATTACCTGCAAGCGATCGGCGTAGGACCAGATGTACTCGTCGGAGTCTGCGTGGAGCGCTCCCTAGAAATGGTGGTAGGTCTGTTGGGAATCCTGAAAGCTGGTGGAGCGTATGTGCCACTGGATCTGGCGTATCCAAAAGAGCGGTTGGCTTTCATGTTGGCAGATGCCCAGGTTCCGGTATTGCTGACCCAACAGCGACTGGCGATGGATTTACCAGCGCTAGGAGCAAAAGTCATCTGTCTGGACGCAGACTGGGAGTTGATCGCCCCGGAGAACGAGGAGAACCCACTCACCCAAGTGACAGCTGAAAACTTGGTCTATGTAATCTACACCTCGGGTTCCACTGGCAAATCTAAGGGGGTGATGATTCAGCATAACAGCCTCGTTAATGCCTATTTAGCTTGGGAAGAAACCTATCAACTTCGAGCCGTACTAACTTGTCATCTTCAAATGGCAAGCTTCTCCTTTGATGTCTTTTCAGGGGACTTAGTTCGGGCATTATGTTCCGGCGGAAAGCTGGTTCTGTGTGATCGCGAACTACTCTTAGATCCCCAGAAGCTTTATGAGCTGATGCTTCAGGAAAAGGTTGACTGCGCGGAATTCGTTCCGGCTGTTTTGAGAAACCTGATCCAGTACCTGGAAGAGAGCGAACAGCGCCTTGACTTCATGCGCTTGCTGGTCTGCGGCTCTGATAGTTGGTATATGGGAGAGTACGATAAATTTCGATGTCTCTGTAGTCTACAGACGCGACTTATTAACTCATTTGGCTTGACCGAAGCTAGCATTGACAGTTCATACTTTGAAAGTGCGGCGGTGGATTTACCACTTGATCGGTTAGTACCCATTGGAGGTCCATTTGCCAACACGCAGCTTTACATTCTAAACCCGCACCTACAGCCAATGCCTATTGGGGTCACTGGCGAACTCTACGTAGGCGGCGCTGGCTTGGCGCGGGGTTATTGCAATCGACCTGAACTGACTGCTGAAAAGTTCATCCCAAACCCCTTTAGCAATAGCCTGGGGGCACGGCTCTACAAGACTGGAGACTTGGCGCGTTATCTGCCCGATGGCAACATCGAGTTCCTTGGTCGTATCGACCACCAAGTCAAAGTTCGGGGCTTTCGTATTGAGTTGGGAGAAATTGAGGCGGTGTTGACTCAACACCCAGCAGTGCGGGAGGCTGTAGTTTTGGTTTGGGAGAATGAGCCTGGAAACAAACGCTTAGTAGGCTACGTAGTGCCTAATCAGAAGCAGGGTGGCGCAGGCGCACGAGCAAGGGAGCGCACCGAGCAGGAGAGCGTGGAAGAAGGTAGATTCCAATTCCCTTCTGCCCCTTTGCTGCGCAGCTTCTTACAGGAAAAGCTACCCGACTATATGGTGCCATCTGCCTTTGTGCAGCTGGAGGCTCTGCCGCTGACACCCAACGGTAAGGTGGATCGCCGAGTGCTGCCAGCTCCTAAGCAGGTAGATACCGAGTTGGTAAGAACTTCTGTGACTCCCCGCACTCCAAGCGAGGAGATACTAGCCGGAATTTGGGCTCAGGTTCTCGGTCTTAAGCAGGTGGGCATTCATGACAACTTTTTCGAGTTGGGTGGGCATTCCTTACTGGCAACCCAAGTCATTTCCAGACTGCGCAAAACCTGCCAAATAGAGCTACCATTGCGCTGCTTATTTGAGTCGCCGACAGTAGCTGGTTTAGCCCAAAGCCTTGAGACAGCAATGAGAACCGAGCAGGGATTAAAGGTTCCGCTCATCGAGCCCGTTCCCCGGGACGGAAACTTGCCACTGTCCTTTGCCCAACAGCGACTGTGGTTTCTCAATCAGTTAGCACCAGGTAGCCCCTTCTACAACCTCCCTGCCGCTGTACAACTCAGAGGTTCGCTCAACCTGGCGATGCTGCAAAGCAGCATAAACGCAATTGTACAGCGCCACGAATCCTTGCGAACCACCTTTATGACGGTGGATGGGCAACCCTTCCAAGTCATTGCCCCGACTTTAACCTTAACGCTATCAGTGGTAGACCTTCAAGACCTGCCTGAGACCGAGCAGCAGCAGCAGGTTCAGCAGCTGGCTACTAAGGAAGCCCAGCGACCCTTCGCACTCGATAAAGGTCCGTTGTTGCGAGTAACTTTACTGCAACTAAGTGAGCTAGATCATGTGATGCTGTTCACGATGCATCACATCATCTCTGATGGTTGGTCGATGGCGGTACTGGTTCAAGAGATAGCGAAACTCTACGAAGCCTTCTGTGCCGGAAACTCCTCACCACTTCCCGAACTGCCTATTCAGTATGCAGACTTCGCTCTCTGGCAACGGCAGTGGTTGCAGGGAGAGGTATTAGACACCCAGCTTGCCTACTGGAAGCAGCAGCTTGGCAGCAACCTCCCTATCTTGGAATTGCCCACCGACCAACCTCGCCCAGCGGTTCAAACTTTCCGGGGGGCAAAGCAACCTTTGGCGTTACCCAAGACTTTATCTGATGCTCTCAAAACCTTGAGCGCTAAGGAAGAGGTGACGCTATTTATGACACTGCTAGCAGCCTTTAAGACACTGCTGTATTGGTACTCACGTCAGGATGACATTGTTGTAGGTACTGATGTCGCCAATCGCAACCACGCTGAAACTGAAGGGTTAATCGGGTTCTTTATCAACCAACTGGTACTACGCACCTACCTTGGAGGAAACCCCACCTTTCGAGAATTGCTGGGACGGGTGCGCGAAGTAACTTTAGGAGCTTATGCCTACCAAGATCTTCCCTTTGACAAGCTGGTAGAGGTGCTAAATCCGGATCGGGATCTGAGCCGTACGCCACTGTTTCAGGTCAAGCTCGTTCTCCAGAATGCCCCAATACCGCCTGTAGAGCTTTCGAGTCTCACCTTAAGTCCTCTACAGGTTGATCGAGGAACAGCAACGCTTGACTTGTTGCTGAATGTGGAGGATACAGAGCAAGGAATAATCGGGGTATTGGAGTACAACACAGACTTATTCGACGTTACCAGCATCACCCGAATGCTGAGTCATTTTGAAACACTTCTATATACGGTTGTGACACAGCCTCAGGCAAGGCTGAATCAGCTAGTAGAAATTCTTACAGACATGGACAAGCAACAACAGCTCATCCAAAAAAGCGAGCGCAAAGAAGCGTATCACCAGAAGTTAAAGAAAGTCCAGCGGAAGGTTATTCATGCCACAACTGAAACCGAGGAGGCAGGATGGAAAAATCAGGACTAA
- a CDS encoding TauD/TfdA family dioxygenase gives MEKSGLKNSSLRQQLRSVRKAVSLPQEELIEADDLGTGETLPLVIKPTVDQIDLADWAEGNREFIETKLLKHGAILFREFDEFNVSTASVFERFGLTICRELFNENGEHPRKTVSGNVYTPVFYPADRKLLWHNENSFNHRWPMKILFGCRQPAQQGGETPIVDSRKVFERIDPKIRERFIEKKVMYLRNYGDGLGLNWETVFQTKNRSEVEAACKQAAINFEWKAGNRLRTLAVRPAVVKHPHSGEMSWFNQAQHWHPACLDPKTRESLLSSFRKEDLPRNCYYGDGTTIEDWVMAEICEVYQQLEVSFPWQQGDVLILDNLLTAHGRNPFVGERQLLVAMGEMTSFEDIGD, from the coding sequence ATGGAAAAATCAGGACTAAAAAATTCTAGCCTTAGGCAGCAGTTAAGGTCTGTCAGGAAAGCAGTCAGCCTGCCACAAGAGGAATTGATCGAGGCAGATGATCTAGGGACTGGGGAAACTCTACCTCTAGTGATCAAGCCAACTGTAGATCAGATCGACCTGGCAGATTGGGCTGAGGGTAACCGGGAATTTATAGAGACAAAGTTGCTCAAGCATGGTGCCATACTTTTTCGGGAATTCGACGAATTCAACGTTAGTACAGCGTCAGTATTTGAGCGATTTGGTCTCACCATTTGCCGAGAACTATTTAATGAAAATGGTGAGCATCCCCGAAAAACGGTCAGCGGTAACGTTTATACGCCAGTCTTTTACCCTGCCGATAGAAAGCTGTTATGGCATAACGAAAACTCCTTTAACCATCGTTGGCCGATGAAAATTTTGTTTGGCTGTCGTCAACCGGCGCAGCAGGGAGGAGAGACACCAATTGTTGACAGCCGTAAAGTTTTTGAGCGAATCGATCCCAAGATTAGGGAGCGATTCATCGAAAAGAAAGTGATGTATCTCCGAAACTACGGGGATGGATTGGGACTGAACTGGGAAACAGTTTTTCAGACTAAAAATCGCTCAGAAGTAGAAGCTGCTTGCAAACAGGCGGCAATCAACTTTGAATGGAAAGCTGGCAATCGCTTGAGGACTCTTGCCGTTCGTCCAGCGGTGGTTAAGCATCCTCACAGCGGTGAGATGTCTTGGTTTAATCAGGCGCAACATTGGCACCCGGCTTGCCTAGATCCAAAAACCCGTGAATCACTGTTGTCATCGTTTCGGAAAGAGGATTTGCCCCGAAATTGCTATTACGGCGATGGCACTACCATTGAAGACTGGGTAATGGCAGAAATCTGTGAAGTGTATCAGCAGTTAGAAGTAAGTTTCCCTTGGCAGCAAGGGGACGTGTTAATACTGGACAACTTGTTAACCGCTCATGGGCGCAATCCATTTGTTGGTGAAAGACAGCTGTTAGTAGCAATGGGCGAGATGACAAGTTTTGAAGATATCGGAGATTGA